Genomic window (Acidimicrobiales bacterium):
TGTTCAGCTCCCTCGCCCGACGTCCGGACGGGTAACGCTTCACCCGGGAACCGAACAAGAAGCGGAGTTGACAGCCCTGAAGGGTGAGGATCTGCGACGGGCGCGAACTCGCCTCCAGATGATTTTCCAGGACCCCATCTCGTCGCTGAATCCTCGTCGCAGAGTTCGCGATGTCGTCGCCGAAGGACTCAACGTTTGGTCCAAGGGCGATGACGCTGAGGAGATTCAAGCCAAGGTCGACGAGGTTCTTGAAGCTGTTGG
Coding sequences:
- a CDS encoding ATP-binding cassette domain-containing protein, translating into MEFPAGRHQVVHAVSDLSFDVRRGETLGIVGESGCGKSTTARTVVQLPRPTSGRVTLHPGTEQEAELTALKGEDLRRARTRLQMIFQDPISSLNPRRRVRDVVAEGLNVWSKGDDAEEIQAKVDEVLEAVG